A stretch of the Alistipes sp. ZOR0009 genome encodes the following:
- the tuf gene encoding elongation factor Tu has protein sequence MAKEKFERSKPHVNIGTIGHVDHGKTTLTAAITTVLAKRGLSELRSFDSIDNAPEEKERGITINTAHVEYQTENRHYAHVDCPGHADYVKNMVTGAAQMDGAILVVAATDGPMPQTREHILLARQVNVPKIVVFLNKVDMVEDEEMLELVEMEVRELLSFYQFDGDNAPVIRGSALGGLNGDDKWEDKIMELMAAVDSYIPIPPRENEKPFLMPVEDVFSITGRGTVATGRIETGIVKVGEEVQIIGLGEEPKKSVCTGVEMFRKLLDQGEAGDNVGLLLRGIDKKDIRRGMVIAKPGTITPHTKFKAEIYVLKKEEGGRHTPFHNKYRPQFYLRTLDVTGEISLPEGVEMVMPGDNVTITVELITPVALNQGLRFAIREGGRTVGAGQITEILE, from the coding sequence ATGGCTAAAGAAAAATTTGAAAGATCGAAGCCTCACGTAAACATAGGTACCATTGGTCACGTAGACCACGGTAAGACTACCCTAACCGCTGCAATTACTACCGTACTTGCAAAGAGGGGTCTTTCTGAGTTGAGAAGTTTCGATTCTATCGACAACGCACCTGAAGAAAAAGAACGTGGTATCACCATCAACACTGCACACGTTGAGTACCAAACAGAAAACCGTCACTACGCTCACGTAGACTGTCCAGGTCACGCCGACTACGTAAAGAACATGGTTACTGGTGCTGCTCAAATGGACGGTGCTATCCTTGTAGTTGCTGCTACAGATGGTCCTATGCCTCAAACTCGTGAGCACATCCTTCTTGCTCGTCAGGTAAACGTTCCTAAGATCGTTGTTTTCCTTAACAAGGTTGACATGGTTGAAGACGAAGAAATGCTTGAACTAGTTGAAATGGAAGTTCGCGAACTTCTAAGTTTCTACCAATTCGATGGCGACAATGCTCCTGTAATCCGTGGTTCTGCACTTGGTGGTCTTAATGGCGATGACAAGTGGGAAGATAAGATTATGGAACTTATGGCAGCAGTTGATAGCTACATTCCAATTCCTCCTCGTGAAAACGAAAAACCATTCCTTATGCCAGTTGAGGACGTATTCTCAATTACAGGACGTGGTACCGTTGCTACAGGTAGAATTGAAACTGGTATCGTAAAAGTTGGTGAAGAAGTTCAAATCATCGGTCTTGGAGAAGAGCCAAAGAAATCTGTATGTACTGGTGTTGAAATGTTCCGTAAGCTTCTAGATCAAGGAGAAGCTGGTGACAACGTAGGTCTTCTACTTCGTGGTATCGACAAGAAGGATATTCGTCGTGGTATGGTAATTGCTAAGCCAGGAACTATCACTCCTCACACTAAATTTAAGGCTGAGATTTACGTTCTTAAGAAAGAAGAAGGTGGTCGTCACACTCCATTCCACAACAAGTACCGTCCACAATTCTACCTACGTACTCTTGACGTAACTGGAGAAATCTCTCTTCCAGAAGGTGTAGAAATGGTAATGCCTGGTGATAACGTAACCATCACTGTAGAACTAATCACTCCAGTAGCTCTTAACCAAGGTCTACGTTTCGCTATCCGCGAAGGTGGTAGAACAGTTGGTGCTGGTCAGATCACAGAAATTCTAGAATAA